The Plasmodium chabaudi chabaudi strain AS genome assembly, chromosome: 4 nucleotide sequence AAAACatggatataaaaaattatgcaaaAGTTTGAtccatattattaattttataaaagggaacaaaatatatcatactgattaataaaataaaatttttttattttgttttttcttttttacaaGATATGCAACACAATATTTGTAAgcgcaaaaaaaatatattatatgcatacgaTTATTTATGCGTACAGCTTATGCATACTTTATGGagatgaatttttttaaaacaaaaatatatagaaataattCAGCAATGATTATGCGAACTTGATTATGCGAACTTAATTATGCGAACTTGATTATGCAAACTTAATTATGCGAACTTAATTATCATTTGGTTGTTTATTTTGGGTAGGGGAACATGCCTTTTTACTTCCTTCATAATGCCACAAATGCTTATATACTACTAGATATGGATAGGGATGTTTAAAACTGTACTTATAAGGAATATCGATTCGTTTCTCTGTGcctacatttttataaaactgATGGGGGTTATTTGTTtggttattaaaaaatttttattttgtaaattagCAGTGAAAGTGAAATATGTAGCATGCGAAAGGTTTATTATCatcgtttttttcaaaCATTTCCATGGTTTTTTTCCAACCTTTCCATCGTTTTTCCAATCTTTTCTTCGTTTTTCCAACTGGTTTGAGTCTGGAGCGTGTCCGCTTTATGGGCTATGCATGCTACAGTCGTTATGGCTTCGCAGTTTGTCgcaaagtaaaaatattcataatgtAGCTCGGTTAactattttgtatatactaTGTATACTGCTTTTTTTTGGCTTggtttaaataataacatgtatatatatatgcatatttaagAAATGATAGTGGAAAAAtagcataatatatttatctaaagaaaagacattttttatatttgtaacttatttaaaaacatattttaaaataatttatagacacaattatttggatttatattgaaatgtttatggaaataaaaaaaaaaaaaaaaaaaaaaaacattttaaatattgtgcacatttgaattttttttttaaaatatatatacttgacaaatttaatataaatacttttttcattttatatgtattttttcctagttttatttttactttatatAGTTAACTTTATAATAAGCCGTCACGTCATTCTGCTTGTTCGTCTGATctgttttatttcctttgcCGAGCTGGTATATTAATGCAAGCACATTGTTAATCGTTGTCTTAGCAAAGCGTAGTGAAAGCAAAGAAgtatatttgaatattttctttatcccGCTTTATTTATCCCGCTTTCTTTATCCCGTTTTATTTATCCCgctttctttatttttttcgtcgCATTGGGCTAGTCCTGTTATTTGAAATAGCATGGACGCGCGCAAAGTTGTAAATGCAAGTGCAAGCGCAAGCAAAAACGTAAGCTAAAGCAAAGCAAGCCAAAAGCTTAGGCAAAGCAAAGCATAAGCTAAAGCATAAGCAAGCCCTTACCTTAACAAGCAAGACATAACTTgtttgaaaaatgaaaaaggaaACACCCACTGCTTCAAACAGTTCATCGaactttttgaaaaaaggAAGCACTGTTACTTtgtggaaaaaaaaaggaaatgcCAAAGGGAAAGAAATTGTAAAGGATCAAGAAagtaaaaaagaaaatttatttataaaaaaaagtaacaTAAACTTATCAAAAGAAAATAGTATAAGCATGTTAGTTACTTCAAAACTAAAGAGTGAagacaatttaaaaaataaaaaaaaacaaaaagaaataaaaaatatggataataatattgttaGTAAAAAGTTGAGCATACAAGAGATTGGAAAGGATGCGAAAGAAAGTGAAACAGAGGAAGGGAATAAATTGGAAAACGGAATAGAAATAGTTtctaaaatgaaaatattaaataatatggtTGAGCATAATGAaagttttaataattttgaaaaagacaaacaaaaaaaggatATACAAATGGAATGGAAAGAGGAAAGAGAAGAAGATATACAAATTGAAGACCTTGGTAAGGTAGacattttttctaaaaatgaaataaagtttgaaaatcaaaaatatgaattgcATGGagatgaatataataaaattgaagtACATGGTGAGGgtatcgaaaaaaaaaaaagtaatgaCGAAGAAGGAATAAGACATGAAAAAAgtagcatatataaaagtatattaaaaaaattaaatatcgATAAAAACGACGAGGTTGAAAATagtcatataataattttaggGAACAAAGATGTAGGAAAGtcttcattattaaaatcattacaaaaaatatcgtTAGAAGGGGATGGAGAATATACAgacttattatataaaaatgaaataagaGTATTACCTTTTGATTATGGatgtttaaatataaaaaattttgaggataataaaaaaatacatgatATACAAGGGAATAGTCATGTATGGATATTACAACATCCTTGTTATACTAGTTtgttaattaaaaatcttaaaaactttaaaaatataaaaaaaattattattttaatctGTActgatttatataaaccatataatataatttcagAGATAAACAGTTGGATTGATGTtatgcataaaatttttgagGATCTCTATTCGGACTACGACATGGAGGTTGTTGGTGAGTTGAAGAACAACTTGGAGacgtacatatataattacaaaGGCGTGGAAAAGAACGGAAAAACTGGCACAAAGGAAGAACAACATGTAACGAATGGAGTTGGCACACACTCTGATTTCGAAAGTAACAAGGAAGGAAGTATAGACAGTGTAAACAATGTGAGAAAGGAAAAGGAAGGACGAGCAAaattagtaaaaataaatttatcatttccAATAGTTTTCGTTATATGTAAATCTGATggatatgaaatattaaataacaGAACATATCAAGGATATATAGATGTAATTATATCGTATTTAAGAAATTTAGCTATAAGTTATCAAGCGGCAATACTATTTTGTAAtactataaataaaaacgaaCTAATTAATGTTGAACttttatatagatatatgaTGCATAGATTATATGACTTTCcatttaaagaaaaagaaatattagattgttatgaaaaaatatttatacctTCAGGATATGATGATGAAgagttaataaataaatcaattaaaaatacatttgttggaaattttaataaaccATATGattctattattattaagcCAATGACAAATAAAACGATTGTTGCTGAACATAGCCAAAATATAGTTCCtgcaatttattataacgATTTTTTAGCTAGTATATCTACAAACTCTTctaatgataatatgaCAAATggctatataaaaaaagatatgaATGGTATTAGTATCGATAACATTGAATCGTCAAATGGGGTGAAAAATACAGATAAGGGAAATCGAAGTAGCAATGCTGAGAATGATAATGGAAATAACAATTATAGTGttacaaataatgaaaataataatgataaaagtGATAAATTTTTGCACAgcttttttcaaaatctTCTTGAAAAAGGAAGATCTAAATCTCCTAGTGTATCAACTATTGATCCAttaattttagaaaaaaaaaaaataataaaataaatacacgATAAAAATAGCCCTTATATTAGGTTATTgctataaaagaaaataagaCGCCATACAAAGGAagagaataaaatatttgtagaCTAGACTCGttttacaataaaaatgaactGTCCACATATACACATAATTAAGTGATTCTTTTCtttatgatattttttttttcatcatgtTTGTGttcatatacataatttttactaAACTCCACAAATGTAATATGTAAGCACCTTTAAATTggttatattatatatgcataaaaaaatgaaaacatgaataataaagtaTAAAACATTACGCAGTGTTATAGAATTGGGTactaaaatttattttgttggAACGGTTTGTATGTATCTTGTGTGTGTGCAGTGGACAAATGCCAAACAAAAAgctagaaaaaaaataaaaaatagctagaaaaaaataaaaaatagctagaaaaaaataaaaaatagctagaaaaaataaaaaatagctagaaaaaataaaaataactagACATGTCATAATAAGTTgattaaatgaaatagcAGATTTAGGGACAAGCCAAAAATGCTATCGATATTCCCCTTGATTTCTTGCAAATATTTACTCATAATGTCGTTTTCAATCTTTAATGCCCCAGCGCAATAATAGATGGATTCATcgtttaaaatattttttataacatcaTCATTCATATTTCTAAACTTTAAAACAGACTCATCAATTCCGgtcataattttgttaGACATTAAATCGATCAATGTAATGGAGCTATAACTATagcatttattattattatatgatttaataaaattatatgcttCTTGTTCGTTTTTTGGTTTTTCGTATATTTGATCATTACAATAAATAACTTCATCTCCtactaataatataacttttttatttttacttaatTCTAAAATTTGTTGTTTTAGTTTGTTGTccttattaataatatttaataacttCATTCCCTTTGCTACTGATATATTTGATGTTAATGTAAATGGATCCAGTTTTTTTCGACATCCTAttcttttttcatcaatttttatttgaacagatagaaaatttaattcgcttttttttaatatatatttccttGAGCTTGATGTTGATCCTAAAACAAAGAAATAATCTTTTAATGCATTTAGTAAGTTCTcatcacatttttttgatatactatttatatCGTTTgaacttatattttttggggTAACTgatatattactatttttaaatatgctCATATTTGGCATATATTTCAGTCTATAACTATTACATATTTCAcattcatcattttcttcatcataACAGA carries:
- a CDS encoding Maf-like protein, putative; this translates as MQSDENNKTNKPNELFPLENNNEHNKSSEEINEFELEVDEEIIKYLSSLISNKNVKHKIVKINNLIDDQLYNYILTGKDLTNINSLNNDPKEEHQKIKTNQETLDTSHTSNQTNNEASKYDIHSKSSNNFDLIKRNTLSLFLPSKSEQQKEDKIKCNGNEHKCRNFKSCTILNETTDVTILYNRNDAQTNVLYVCYDEENDECEICNSYRLKYMPNMSIFKNSNISVTPKNISSNDINSISKKCDENLLNALKDYFFVLGSTSSSRKYILKKSELNFLSVQIKIDEKRIGCRKKLDPFTLTSNISVAKGMKLLNIINKDNKLKQQILELSKNKKVILLVGDEVIYCNDQIYEKPKNEQEAYNFIKSYNNNKCYSYSSITLIDLMSNKIMTGIDESVLKFRNMNDDVIKNILNDESIYYCAGALKIENDIMSKYLQEIKGNIDSIFGLSLNLLFHLINLL
- a CDS encoding dynein intermediate light chain, putative encodes the protein MKKETPTASNSSSNFLKKGSTVTLWKKKGNAKGKEIVKDQESKKENLFIKKSNINLSKENSISMLVTSKLKSEDNLKNKKKQKEIKNMDNNIVSKKLSIQEIGKDAKESETEEGNKLENGIEIVSKMKILNNMVEHNESFNNFEKDKQKKDIQMEWKEEREEDIQIEDLGKVDIFSKNEIKFENQKYELHGDEYNKIEVHGEGIEKKKSNDEEGIRHEKSSIYKSILKKLNIDKNDEVENSHIIILGNKDVGKSSLLKSLQKISLEGDGEYTDLLYKNEIRVLPFDYGCLNIKNFEDNKKIHDIQGNSHVWILQHPCYTSLLIKNLKNFKNIKKIIILICTDLYKPYNIISEINSWIDVMHKIFEDLYSDYDMEVVGELKNNLETYIYNYKGVEKNGKTGTKEEQHVTNGVGTHSDFESNKEGSIDSVNNVRKEKEGRAKLVKINLSFPIVFVICKSDGYEILNNRTYQGYIDVIISYLRNLAISYQAAILFCNTINKNELINVELLYRYMMHRLYDFPFKEKEILDCYEKIFIPSGYDDEELINKSIKNTFVGNFNKPYDSIIIKPMTNKTIVAEHSQNIVPAIYYNDFLASISTNSSNDNMTNGYIKKDMNGISIDNIESSNGVKNTDKGNRSSNAENDNGNNNYSVTNNENNNDKSDKFLHSFFQNLLEKGRSKSPSVSTIDPLILEKKKIIK